One window from the genome of Helicoverpa armigera isolate CAAS_96S chromosome 4, ASM3070526v1, whole genome shotgun sequence encodes:
- the LOC110384069 gene encoding ruvB-like helicase 1 has protein sequence MKIEEVKSTAKTQRISAHSHIKGLGLDENGVPIQMAAGLVGQESAREAAGIVVDMIRSKKMAGRALLLAGPPGTGKTAIALAIAQDLGTKVPFCPMVGSEVYSTEIKKTEVLMENFRRAIGLRIRETKEVYEGEVTELTPVETENAAGGYGKTVSHVIIGLKTAKGTKSLKLDPTIYESLQKEKVEVGDVIYIEANSGAVKRQGRSDTFATEFDLEAEEYVPLPKGEVHKKKEVVQDVTLHDLDCANAKPQGGQDIMSMMGQLMKPKKTEITDKLRKEINKVVNKYIDQGIAELVPGVLFIDEVHMLDIETFTYLHRALESAIAPIVIFATNRGKCQIRGTEDIISPHGIPLDLLDRLLIIRTLPYNKAELLQILKLRAATEGIAIEEEALTALSEVGANSTLRYAAQLLTPASLAARADGSQRITPAHITSVHTLFLDAKSSARILTQHSDKYMK, from the exons ATGAAGATTGAGGAAGTGAAAAGTACCGCTAAAACCCAAAGAATATCAGCACACAGTCATATAAAAGGATTAGGTTTGGATGAAAATGGAGTTCCTATTCAAATGGCAGCCGGTCTCGTGGGGCAAGAATCTGCGAGAGAG gCTGCAGGAATAGTAGTGGACATGATCAGGAGCAAGAAGATGGCTGGCCGAGCCTTGCTATTAGCTGGGCCACCGGGGACAGGCAAAACTGCGATTGCTTTAGCTATAGCACAGGACCTGGGTACTAAA GTGCCATTTTGCCCAATGGTAGGCAGTGAAGTCTACAGTACTGAAATTAAGAAAACTGAGGTGCTTATGGAGAATTTCCGGCGTGCCATAGGCCTACGTATCCGTGAGACCAAAGAAGTTTACGAGGGAGAGGTCACTGAACTCACGCCTGTAGAAACTGAAAATGCAGCTGGag GTTATGGCAAGACAGTGTCTCATGTTATCATTGGGCTGAAGACAGCCAAAGGCACAAAGTCGCTGAAGTTGGACCCCACCATTTATGAATCACTGCAGAAGGAGAAGGTGGAAGTTGGTGATGTTATCTACATTGAGGCCAACTCTGGTGCTGTCAAGAGGCAGGGAAGGAGTGATACTTTTGCTACCGAGTTTGATCTTGAG GCTGAAGAATATGTGCCACTACCAAAAGGCGAAGTTCACAAAAAGAAGGAAGTAGTCCAGGATGTGACACTGCATGACTTGGACTGTGCCAACGCCAAGCCTCAGGGCGGACAGGATATCATGTCCATGATGGGACAGCTCATGAAACCAAAGAAGACTGAGATTACTG ATAAGCTGAGGAAAGAAATCAACAAAGTagtaaacaaatacatagacCAAGGAATAGCTGAATTGGTACCTGGGGTGCTTTTCATTGATGAG GTTCACATGCTAGACATCGAAACATTCACGTATCTGCATCGAGCTCTCGAGTCAGCTATTGCACCAATAGTCATCTTTGCTACAAATAGAGGAAAATGCCAAATTAG GGGGACTGAAGACATCATTTCTCCACATGGAATCCCGCTAGATCTTCTTGACAGATTACTCATCATTCGTACTTTACCATACAACAAAGCTGAACTTTTGCAG ATCTTGAAACTCCGTGCGGCGACTGAAGGAATAGCCATTGAAGAGGAGGCTCTTACTGCTCTATCTGAAGTTGGCGCCAACAGTACTCTGAG GTATGCAGCCCAACTCCTGACCCCAGCATCACTGGCGGCCCGCGCCGACGGTTCTCAACGCATCACTCCTGCTCACATCACGTCCGTGCACACTCTATTCCTCGACGCCAAGTCCTCAGCTCGTATCCTCACCCAGCATTCCGATAAGTACATGAAGTAA
- the LOC110384068 gene encoding uncharacterized protein LOC110384068 gives MAAHASRSLAVLLTVLTLVVAKYAELESWRGAGRPATAAQEAEDEKRDIELLEAVKESMKEWEQKRARTRSKRSQGSVCYGEFGCFEDAGPFAYLETLPSSPQEVGTHFLLYSTVSRGDQPLLAVSASNMSAAWGWAARAFEPNRPTRVIVHGFGSNCDNVWVYEMRSALMAVEECNVVCVDWEGGASMPNYLRAAANTRLVGKQLAMLLQGFAKHIDLRFEDVHLIGFSLGAHVAGFAGSELRNISRITGLDPAGPLFEFQDPRARLDRSDAKFVDVIHSNGETLILGGLGAAQPLGHVDFYPNGGRVQHGCSNLFVGAVSDFVLPWAAASPEGRSLCNHRRAYKFFTDSVSPKCHFPAFPCADYDTFLEGRCFPCDGQRRCGNMGYYADRSLGRGQLYLLTREEEPFCAHQYHVSVWAGSGSGDKANFGRVTLTLHGDSGLNESFPMTKREDIVNGSARFTRVLVPHPALGVPLRATVHYAGYSGWLSASAKSIHIHKLLITDSFSKTSSFCKKGIQLLSEESIEMPLYPGDCEIQQDNDLLNSTNINHDYINNKQNTTKEEANAIDPVDNELPEESPQRPFTLVDTYEWTGGENTGRAFGMTNTKTAPSGAIEIAEPVLRPRLRKTPRQRADSPDEQEISEPLLRATRPPRTTTLPPIRKAKNYDMSTTPTYETATWGERAEKEETGFVVQFLPSRLASFISRAERYARDTLLPLVSAYAPRLPIFGSREVPKPTARFIPTEDVNVTSSVPVPTPTLEMKIETLRTVGPPGTKRDFESPEDPEIPVTTTTTTTTTTSTTTTPSTTTTDRIRASPTEMLKIVPAPSASTSTALPPVAIKSDGEKIVIVYPSNARDERKIRSHSYPEEMQFEALYRHTGSPTDLHVDLPTFTPPTTTLAPSTTSKPKSEARYIPVGYVKPGDEVDTMSKPT, from the exons ATGGCGGCGCACGCCAGCCGCTCGCTAGCCGTTCTACTCACAGTACTGACGCTAGTTGTAGCCAAAT ATGCTGAGTTAGAGTCATGGAGGGGCGCCGGGAGGCCGGCGACGGCGGCCCAGGAGGCCGAGGATGAGAAACGAGACATCGAACTGCTAGAAGCAGTCAAGGAGTCTATGAAAGAATGGGAGCAGAAGAGAGCTCGGACTAG GAGTAAACGATCTCAAGGCAGCGTCTGCTATGGAGAATTCGGATGTTTCGAGGATGCTGGTCCTTTCGCGTACTTGGAGACGCTGCCCAGCTCACCGCAGGAGGTCGGCACACACTTCCTGCTCTATTCTACTGTCAGCAG AGGAGACCAGCCACTCCTGGCTGTGTCAGCGAGCAACATGTCTGCGGCATGGGGCTGGGCAGCGAGGGCTTTCGAGCCCAACCGTCCCACCAGGGTGATCGTCCACGGCTTCGGCTCCAACTGTGACAACGTGTGGGTCTACGAAATGAGGTCGGCTTTAATGGCTGTT GAAGAATGCAACGTGGTCTGTGTAGATTGGGAGGGTGGGGCTTCGATGCCGAACTATCTCCGAGCGGCTGCGAATACTAGACTTGTTGGAAAACAGCTGGCTATGTTGTTGCAAG GTTTCGCCAAGCATATAGATTTGAGGTTCGAGGATGTTCACTTGATCGGTTTTAGTTTAGGCGCTCATGTCGCTGGTTTTGCTGGCTCAGAATTACGGAATATTAGTCGGATAACAG GATTAGACCCAGCGGGTCCTCTCTTCGAGTTCCAAGACCCCCGTGCTCGTTTGGACCGATCTGATGCCAAGTTCGTGGATGTCATACATTCCAACGGCGAGACTCTGATACTCGGCGGTCTCGGGGCTGCACAACCTTTAGGCCACGTCGACTTTTACCCCAACGGAGGAAGGGTGCAACATGGATGTTCAAActt ATTCGTGGGTGCAGTATCAGATTTTGTCCTGCCATGGGCGGCAGCGTCACCCGAAGGCCGCTCGCTGTGTAACCACAGGCGCGCCTACAAATTCTTCACCGACTCAGTGTCACCCAAATGTCACTTCCCGGCTTTCCCCTGCGCCGATTACGACACCTTCCTCGAG GGCCGGTGCTTCCCCTGCGACGGGCAGCGACGATGCGGGAACATGGGTTACTACGCAGACCGGTCCTTGGGACGAGGCCAGCTTTATTTGCTCACCAGAGAGGAAGAACCGTTTTGTG ctCATCAATACCACGTTTCGGTGTGGGCCGGCAGCGGATCTGGAGACAAGGCCAACTTCGGCAGAGTGACGTTGACACTACACGGGGACTCTGGACTTAACGAGTCTTTTCCTATGACCAA ACGCGAGGACATAGTGAACGGCAGCGCtcgcttcacccgcgtcctcgTCCCGCACCCCGCACTGGGCGTGCCTCTCCGCGCCACGGTCCACTACGCAGGGTACTCCGGCTGGCTCAGTGCTAGCGCCAAGTCCATACACATACACAAACTTCTCATCACTGATAGCTTCTCTAAGAC GTCTTCATTCTGTAAGAAAGGAATCCAGTTATTGTCTGAAGAATCAATAGAAATGCCACTCTATCCAGGCGATTGTGAAATACAACAG GATAACGATTTATTAAATTCAACGAACATCAACCACGACTacataaacaacaaacaaaatacaacgaAAGAAGAGGCAAACGCTATCGATCCTGTTGACAACGAACTGCCCGAGGAGTCGCCTCAGCGTCCCTTCACACTTGTGGACACCTACGAGTGGACGGGAGGCGAGAACACCGGTCGAGCATTCGGCATGACCAACACCAAGACTGCTCCCAGTGGCGCCATCGAGATCGCCGAACCAGTGCTACGACCACGTCTTCGAAAGACACCTCGACAGCGAGCCGACTCCCCCGACGAACAAGAAATATCTGAACCCTTACTGAGAGCAACCCGTCCACCAAGAACGACAACATTACCTCCGATACGAAAAGCTAAGAACTACGACATGTCCACCACTCCCACTTACGAAACCGCCACGTGGGGTGAGAGGGCAGAAAAAGAAGAAACTGGATTTGTCGTACAATTCCTACCTTCAAGGCTGGCATCATTCATCTCGAGGGCCGAGAGATACGCCAGGGATACTTTACTACCTCTAGTGTCAGCCTATGCACCGCGCTTGCCAATATTCGGTTCCCGAGAGGTACCGAAACCAACTGCGAGGTTTATTCCCACCGAGGATGTGAATGTCACAAGTTCTGTGCCAGTGCCAACACCTACTTTGGAGATGAAGATTGAGACATTACGGACGGTAGGACCGCCGGGGACCAAGCGCGATTTTGAGTCTCCTGAGGACCCGGAGATCCCGGTGACGACGACAACGACCACTACTACAACTACGAGTACAACCACTACGCCATCGACCACCACAACGGATAGAATCCGAGCGTCACCCACAGAGATGCTCAAAATAGTTCCCGCACCATCCGCGTCCACCAGTACAGCACTACCGCCCGTAGCGATAAAAAGTGATGGTGAGAAGATTGTCATCGTGTACCCAAGCAACGCGAGAGACGAGAGGAAGATCCGCTCCCATTCCTACCCTGAGGAGATGCAGTTCGAAGCTCTGTACCGGCACACGGGGTCGCCGACGGACTTGCACGTAGACCTACCTACGTTCACGCCGCCGACCACGACGCTGGCGCCCTCTACCACGTCAAAACCCAAGAGTGAAGCGAGATACATTCCAGTAGGCTACGTCAAACCAGGAGACGAAGTAGATACTATGTCTAAACCTACGTAG